TTGGAAACAACCAGCGCTGGCCGGCGTTTACCCGTCTCGGCTCCAACAACAGGGTCAAGGTTTACCTCATAAATATCTCCGTATCGGGGGAAACTCGCCTCAGCCATAGGTTTCGGCTCATGCTGGCACATGGTCACCTTCTAATCCGGTCATCGTGGCCATTCTTCCAGCGTAGCCCTTTCCCATTCCTGATCGACCTCAGCATCCTCTGCTCGCCTTGCCTGATAACCCTCCACCAGGGATTGTCTAAGCTGTTCCTGCTCAAGCTCCTTTAGCTTATCGAGAACGGCCGCAGCAACGAAGGCGCTGCGCTTGCGTTTGCTGACGCGAGCCTTTAATGCCTCAGCCACGTCTTCAGGAACTGTAAAGTTTAGCTTCAAAGTCTTCATGTCTGACACCCCCTTGGTGCTCTAAGCTAGTGCTTAGCTTCAGAAATACCTTCACACATATCTTAAGTGCGTTCAGCCGTGAGCCAATGTCGCAACATTTATGAAATTAGGCACTAGTGTCCTGTCTCTAAAATACGTTGCACAAACAATTGAAAGAGCGTATGCTTTCGGTAATTCGGAATCGT
The Chloroflexota bacterium genome window above contains:
- a CDS encoding type II toxin-antitoxin system PemK/MazF family toxin, whose protein sequence is MAEASFPRYGDIYEVNLDPVVGAETGKRRPALVVS